The Streptococcus downei MFe28 DNA window TTCGTGAGAAATTGGGTAAGACCAATGCTGATGGTTTGACCAATCTGACCTTAGATGATTTAAACAAGGCCTTTGACATCTACAACCAGGATATGAATGCCACCGATAAGGTTTATTATCCTAATAATTTACCGATGGCCTATGCTTGGATGCTGCAAAATAAGGATACGGTCACTCGGGTCTACTATGGTGATATGTACACCGATAATGGCCAGTATATGGCGACCAAGACCCCATTTTATAATGCTATTGAGACCCTGCTTAAGGGCCGGATTAAGTATGTTGCTGGTGGTCAAGCGGTCTCCTACAAGCAAGATTGGTCTAGTGGAATTTTGACCTCGGTTCGCTATGGTAAGGGAGCTAATTCGGCTAGTGATGCTGGGAACACGGAAACCCGCAATTCTGGTATGGCCCTCCTGATTAACAATCGACCTAACTTCAGGGCTTATCGGAACTTGACCTTGAACATGGGGGCAGCCCATAAGAGCCAAGCCTACCGTCCTCTCTTGCTGTCTACCAAGGATGGCATTGCCACCTACCTTAATGATAGCGATGTGGATTCTCGCCAATACAAGTACACCGATAGTCAGGGGAACTTAAGCTTTAGTGCCTCTGAACTGCAAAGTGTTGCTAACGCCCAAGTCTCAGGTATGATTCAGGTTTGGGTACCCGTCGGTGCGGCAGATAACCAAGATGTCCGTACTTCTCCAAGTACACAAGCGACCAAGGATGGCAATATCTATCATCAAAGTGACGCCCTAGATTCCCAAGTCATCTATGAAGGTTTCTCTAATTTCCAAGCCTTCGCCCAAAGTCCTGACCAATATACCAATGCTGTCATTGCTAAAAATGGCGACCTCTTTAAGTCTTGGGGCATTACCCAATTTGAAATGGCTCCGCAGTACGTGTCATCAGAAGATGGAACTTTCCTTGATTCCGTTATTTTAAATGGTTATGCCTTCTCAGACCGCTATGACCTGGCTATGAGTAAGAATAATAAATATGGCTCCAAGCAGGATTTGGCCAATGCCATTAAAGGACTTCATGCTGCAGGTATCAAGGTCTTGTCAGACTGGGTACCAGACCAACTTTATAATCTGCCTGGAAAAGAAGTGGTAACGGCAACCCGGGTCAATCAATATGGTCAAGCCAAATCAGGGGCGACCATCAATAAGACTCCTTATGTGGCCAATACCCGTTCCTATGGTGACTACCAAGAACAGTACGGTGGAAAATTCTTGGATGACTTGCAAAAGCTCTACCCAAGACTCTTTAGCACCAAGCAAATTTCAACGGGCAAACCAATTGATCCATCTGTTAAGATTACCAATTGGTCGGCTAAGTATTTCAATGGCTCCAATATTTTGGGGCGTGGTGCCAAGTATGTTCTGAGTGAGGGCAATAAGTATCTCAACTTGGCTGATGGCAAGCTCTTCTTGCCAACGGTCCTCAATAATACTTATGGTCAGCCGCAAGTATCGGCTAATGGTTTTATTTCTAAGAATGGCGGTATTCATTATCTTGATAAAAATGGTCAGGAAGTCAAGAATCGGTTCAAGGAAATTTCTGGCAGCTGGTATTACTTCGATTCTGACGGTAAGATGGCTACTGGAAAAACGAAGATTGGCAATGATACCTACCTCTTTATGCCTAATGGTAAACAACTTAAGGAAGGTGTCTGGTATGATGGTAAGAAGGCCTACTATTATGATGATAATGGTAGGACGTGGACCAATAAGGGCTTCGTTGAATTTAGAGTTGACGGTCAAGACAAGTGGCGTTACTTCAATGGTGATGGCACTATCGCCATTGGACTAGTTAGTCTAGATAATCGCACCCTCTACTTTGATGCCTATGGCTATCAAGTCAAGGGACAAACCGTGACGATTAATGGTAAGTCCTATACCTTTGATGCCGATCAGGGTGACTTGGTCCAAACAGACAATGCCAATCCAGCTCCTCAGGGTCAAGCAGGCTGGAAACTCCTAGGAGATAACCAGTGGGGCTACCGCAAGGACGGTCAACTCTTGACGGGTGAGCAAACTATTGATGGTCAAAAGGTCTTCTTCCAAGATAATGGCGTCCAAGTCAAAGGTGGAACTGCGACAGATGCTTCAGGTGTCTTGCGTTTCTACGACCGTGACCAGGGCCACCAAGTTGGC harbors:
- a CDS encoding glycoside hydrolase family 70 protein; translated protein: MEKNLRYKLHKVKKQWVAIGVTTVTLSFLAGGQVVAADTNNNDGTSVQVNKMVPSDPKFDAQAQNGQLAQAMFKAANQADQTATSQVSPATDGRVDNQVTPAANQPAANVANQDVANPATDAGALNRQSAADTSTDGKAVPQTSDQPGHLETVDGKTYYVDANGQRLKNYSMVIDGKTYYFDGQTGEAQTDLPKTGQANQDNVPDSYQANNQAYSNEASSFETVDNYLTADSWYRPRKILKNGQSWQASSEGDLRPILMTWWPDAATKAAYANFWAKEGLISGSYRQNSANLDAATQNIQSAIEKKIASEGNTNWLRDKMSQFVKSQNQWSIASENETVYPNQDHMQGGALLFSNSKDTEHANSDWRLLNRNPTFQTGKQKYFTTNYAGYELLLANDVDNSNPVVQAEQLNHLHYLMNWGDIVMGDKDANFDGVRVDAVDNVNADLLQIQRDYYKAKYGTDQNEKNAIDHLSILEAWSGNDNDYVKDQNNFSLSIDNDQRSGMLKAFGYASAYRGNLSNLATAGLKNRSANPDSDPVPNYVFIRAHDSEVQTRIAKIIREKLGKTNADGLTNLTLDDLNKAFDIYNQDMNATDKVYYPNNLPMAYAWMLQNKDTVTRVYYGDMYTDNGQYMATKTPFYNAIETLLKGRIKYVAGGQAVSYKQDWSSGILTSVRYGKGANSASDAGNTETRNSGMALLINNRPNFRAYRNLTLNMGAAHKSQAYRPLLLSTKDGIATYLNDSDVDSRQYKYTDSQGNLSFSASELQSVANAQVSGMIQVWVPVGAADNQDVRTSPSTQATKDGNIYHQSDALDSQVIYEGFSNFQAFAQSPDQYTNAVIAKNGDLFKSWGITQFEMAPQYVSSEDGTFLDSVILNGYAFSDRYDLAMSKNNKYGSKQDLANAIKGLHAAGIKVLSDWVPDQLYNLPGKEVVTATRVNQYGQAKSGATINKTPYVANTRSYGDYQEQYGGKFLDDLQKLYPRLFSTKQISTGKPIDPSVKITNWSAKYFNGSNILGRGAKYVLSEGNKYLNLADGKLFLPTVLNNTYGQPQVSANGFISKNGGIHYLDKNGQEVKNRFKEISGSWYYFDSDGKMATGKTKIGNDTYLFMPNGKQLKEGVWYDGKKAYYYDDNGRTWTNKGFVEFRVDGQDKWRYFNGDGTIAIGLVSLDNRTLYFDAYGYQVKGQTVTINGKSYTFDADQGDLVQTDNANPAPQGQAGWKLLGDNQWGYRKDGQLLTGEQTIDGQKVFFQDNGVQVKGGTATDASGVLRFYDRDQGHQVGKGWYSTSDDNWVYVNESGQVLTGLQTIDGQTVYFDDKGIQAKGKAVWDENGNLRYFDADSGNMLRDRWKNVDGNWYYFNRNGLATRW